The nucleotide sequence GGGGGGGTCAGTTCGAGAGATTAATTGGAGTCGTGAAATCCTCCCTGTACAAAACTATTGGTGGAGCTACTCTAACCTGGCCCGAGCTAAGTGAGGTGCTACTCAACGTTGAAACGCAGATTAATCGCCGCCCATTGAGCTATGCGGAAGATGACGTTGAGTTACCAATCTTAACGCCTTCAACCTTCTTGTACCAGCGAACAAACCAGTTACCGGAAGAGGAGACCTGGAGGATAACAGACCAAGACATCAGGAGACGTGCAAAGTATTTGCGAACCTGTAAGGACAAAATGTGGAGTCAATGGCAAAGAGAATACCTTACAGCACTAAGAGAAAGACACAACCTGACGCACACAGTGAGCAAGTTCCAACCTAAGAAAGGAGACGTTGTCATAGTGAAAACTGACAGCAAGAATCGTGGAACATGGCCTCTGGCCATAGTGAATGAAGTTTACCCTGGCAATGACGGCGTCATACGCGCAGTCCAACTTAAAACTGCCAAAAGCATGCTGGAACGACCAGTACAACATTTGTACCCATTGGAACTTGAGTGTGACGTCAGCACTCAAGTGGCAGATCCATGCTTAAACCCACAGGCTCAGGATTTCCGCCCTAGAAGAGacgcagcagcagcagcaaggTTGCAAATGAAACAAGTTGCAGATGTTGAACAATGTGAACTATGAACAGTAAATCAAACAAGTTGCGGATGATTAACAATGTGAGATGCGAACAGTAATTAGTGCTTCGTGAAAACTGATCCATGAGAAGTggacaaataattattttgtttgagaACATCAGTATAAGGCCTGAACTGTGAACACTGAAATCGTTTATAGGAAGTAACGTTGATCGAGGAAAGTTTTATACTGATTATCGTTTTGTTACTGCTCGCATGATTCAAATAGGTTTAAATATTATGACATATGCTTCGATAGCGAACCATACGAGGGGAGAGTGTCGGAAACGTATTGTTATCAAGTCGCGTGACTATAGGGCGTGGCGAACTTGACACCATTGTATTGTACATGTGATTGAACCAGTAAGAGTCAACAATGACCGGAAATTCCTGTGTAACCAAAAAACTAAGACTAGAGCTGATATAAGAATGTACAATCGCGTAAATTGAACAGTTAGAGAGTTGTACTCAATGTGATTGGGtagtgagaaaataaataactttaaaaatatatatatatatatatatatatatatatacatatatatatatatacatgtagaGAATGTAGTATAAGAATTAGGATCTCGTTTCAAGTTTCCAGAGTAGCTCTTTACACGCATGCTGTAACCGAGTGAATACGCGAGAACAATTAAACAGTTAAACTCAGTCGAGTCCGTTGATTGAGTCCAGTATGTTAGAAGACCGGTTATCCCTTGAAAACGGGGCAAAGTTTACGCAACGTGGCACCTCCGACGGGATGGAGAAGGACAAGGACAACTGTTGTGAGTATAATTTTAGTCCTGATTTTCCGCCCGTGCGAAGATTGCGGAGATGGAAGCGACTGAAGCGAATCTAGATATCAAAGTAACACAGCTTAAAATGAGCATTGGTAAAACGAACACCATCGTAGAAACAGGGAAGTCAGAAGCGATCAAAAGACATTTGTCCACCCTGTGGTCCCTCAGTAAAGAACTAAATCAAATGCAGATAGAAGTAGAAGCGGCCTTCTGTCCTAGCAAATCCGTCTGTCAACAATGCCACAAGCATCACCACACGTCCATTTGTGATGCACCCAGACAAGAAACTAATCAGCCAACTCCTACGACAGGGGTCGCCTTAACTACAAACCAAGTTGGAGAAGGGTCGTTCCCGGTTCTCGTAGTAGAGGTCAATGGAATCAAATGCCGAGTGCTAATCGACTCCGGAGCGGGTAGCTCATACGTGTCAGCAAAATTGATCGACCTTCTTTGCGTGAAACCCTCTGCAGTCCGAACAAAGTCAATTGATATGTTGATGTCAACCAAGGTCGCGGCATTTGAAGTATAGGATTTGAGCCTCCAATCTGTCAACCACCAATTTACACTTCTTGTCAAAGCAACCAAGATAAACAGGTCAGAACTGTTGTCAATTGATAACCCCAATTATCACGAACTTCCTGACAAGTATCCACACTTGAGAGGTGTTTATGTTAACGACAACGACACGAAAGCAAGACTGCCAGTACACGTAATCCTCAGGAGCAGAGAGTATGCAAGgataaaaacagaaacaaaaccaCGCATCGGGGAGGACAACGCACCCATTGCCGAACTGACGAAATTTGGTTGGTTTATCATGTCACCTGGCCAAGAATTTGATAAGAGCGTCATGTTGCTTACACAGACAACCCAGTCTAATTACGAAGAACTTTGCAAACTCGACGTTCTGGGATTGCGTGACTCAGCAGACCAGGACCAGACAGTTGTTTTCGAAGAGTTTAAAGAACGATTAACACGCTCACCAGAAGGCTGGTACGAGACAATCCTCCCATGGAAGCCCAATCACCCAGACTTAccgtcaaacaaagaaaacagtctTAGAAGACTACAAAAAAGCTAAACAGAAAGCTTGAGCGTGATTGCCTAACAAAGGATTACGAAGACATCATCAAAGAACAGCTAGCAGAAGGAGTAATCGAGAAAGCACCCTCCATCTCACAACCTAAAGAGTTCTATATTCCACATAAGAGTGTCATCCGAAAGTCAGCCGAAACTACAAAGATGAGAATCGTTTACGAAGCGTCATCGAGAGCCATGCCAAATTCACCATCATTAAACGATTGCCTGTACCCAGGACCTGTTCTACAAAACAAGCTGTGGGACATACTTATACAAGAGAGGGGCTATCCAGTGATCCTTGCAGGTGACATCAGAAAAGCATTTTTTATCCACGAAAGCGAACAGGATGCTCTTTGTTTTCATTGGCAAGCTGATGCTCATTCAGAGATTGACACCTATCGCTTTACTAGTAATAACCGCAGGTTACATATCAAACTTTTGGTTGTGATTTTGCTAACAATGGCACgattttttaatccttttatgGGCATTGTCATTGTTGACAGCTTTGAGGCTCTTTTGTTACAAGAACAATGGTTTGAAAGAACCGACGCGTATCCGATTTCCGAGCGCGAGATTCAAAAACTTTGTTAATGACCTGAATgtgacaaaatctttctttctcgGGGTGGGCTTAGGGAGAAGTTATCTAGAGCAACGGCAAACTTGCCGGCGGACGGAAGGGTAAATTTGTTACATGGAGAGCGGGCTGTCGGCTGTGTTAAGTTCTCTCCTTTTTCCCGCAAATAAACGCAAAATTTCGAGGTAGAGAAAGGACGACAGTTTGTATCTTAAAATACGAATGGAATATGCCACACAACTATCGTAAAAGAAATCGAAACTGAAGCAAAGGtacaagtatttttaattatttttgctgGCCTGTTGTAATGCGCGCCAAACAAGTTGCGAGAAAGCTGTCTGTCTCAAGCGAAGAATTAAAAGCGTCATAACcaattatatttgaaatatctacTGTTAGAGCGGTTTATTGTCATAATAAAACCCCTTTCAGTGCATCAAGACCTTGAAAGTATTCAAAGCTTTTTAAACGCTTTCATAGTATTGTGTATTGTCTTATGGCTTTGTCGCGAATTTGATCATCAACAAACCATTAAttgatgactttttttctttccgtgaAGAAGCACGCTTGCTTGAAGAAGCGGCTGGGCAGCCTTGAAAGGTTCTAATATAGACTTTTACTCAGATTGTTGTGGGAATCACTGTGCGAATTGCCTATGtatacaattaaacaaactttgtttccGTCCCGAAACATCTTTGAAAGCGTCTTTGAAATTCGCGCTCAGTTGACATCAATTGTTCTCTAGTTTTCATGAATGCCCCTATTATGCTAATGACAGGTTTTAAAACTGATGCACGTGCCACTTGCAATTGACAACAATCATTTCGCTCTCGTCATTGGAAAAGAGTTATCTGAAAATAGTCATCGGAAAAGATCGGTTTAGAGTTgtttaaagtcttaaaatgttttcgaAGTTCAAAGTAGAAAAGCTGCAAGCAAACAGGACGTCAGCACGACCTCTACAAACGTGACCCAAggcatttcatttcattttttcattaacaTCTTTGAAAGCGTCTTTGAAATTCGCGCTCAGTTGACATCAATTGTTCTCTAGTTTTCATGAATGCCCTTATTATGCTAATGACGGGTTTTAAAACTGACGCACGTGCCACTTGCAATTGACAACAATCATTTCGTTCTCGTCACTGGAAAAGAGTTATCTGAAAATAGTCCTCGGAAAAGATCGgtttaaagttgtttaaagTCTTGTTTTCGAAGTTCAAAGTAGACAAGCCGCAAGCAAACGTCCTCTACAAACGTGGCCCAAGGCATTTCGAGGTAGAGCAGTCTGTCCTCTCTTTGCCCCTTCTTGAGGCGTACGACAAACGTATTCGCCATTTGCACGAAATCGTCAGTGACCAGGCGACGGAATTGGCAGAAAGAAGGGCAGATGTTTTTCAGCTTCGCCAGGAACTCCAGCGTCTAAGAAATGAGCTTGCCCAAAGTCGTCACCATGTAAAGAACGCTGTGAAGTTTAACGTTAGCCGAGAAAACTATTGGGACGTAGATAAGTCTTCGCGGTctatgaagaggaaaaaaatcagagagTACCTCCGAAATGCCACAGATATTTTACCAGCGGAATTCAAACCGATTGAAGTACGTATCATtacgaatttttctttatcactaAGTTTTTAGGGGTCGTGAATGGTCTTTGAAGGTCTCGCAAAAATTTGGTCAAATTTTGCGGGTCtcgcaatgtatttttttcggCGGTTCTGAACGTCTCGCAATCTCATATCTTTAAGCTTACATGATCATGCTGGGGACAAAATCGCAAATCAAAGGTTGAAAACAGTctcgatctaaaagaaaaacgttGCATTCACCATTCGTCACCCCTAGTTTCACATTGGTCAATCTTTTTATTAAGACCTCATGCGTCTAATGGCTCAATGAGAACGGATGATAAATCTTTTCATTAACAATGTTTATTCAGTGTCATAAGCAATCTGTGTGATAGCGCTGAAATATTATAAGCCAGTCGaaaaatttactgtttatttttctgaaatatatACTTTTCATTGAACATGCATAGTGTAGGCAGGTGCTAAGTACCTTTAGGGACTTACCAGGGCTTACTGCAAATAGATACCGACTTCTGGTTATTTTaaggcaaaatttattttagctgtatcgcaaaaaaatttttggacgTGACGTATGTAGTGTGCCCACGGTATGACTTTTAGAAGAAACCGCTGAAAACATGGCGGCATCTCGGTACACGTACTGACAACAAAACGGCGCTGTATATTTCTAACTGGATGGTTAAAAACGTCGGAAAAAACACTTGGATTCCTGCTCGCCACcacttatttcttcttttttttgtgttgattaTAATAACGTAAACTTATTCCAGCGCGAAGACGTCTCCATTTTCTTCCAACCCTGCAACCcaggaaccaaaaaaaattagagacgTCTGTACAAATAGGCTTCACATTTAGATGTTCTGTTCTTTTTTCGCACAGATTAAATTTGACGTAAGTGACCGCGAACTGGTGATCCCACTTTGCGACGGCCAACATGACCACGAAGACGAGGGTTACTCTCATGAGGTTGTCCAAAGAATTTTAGCGGCGAAGGATGAGGGGCTTGTGAGCGATAAAGCCTACCATGAACTGAGGATGGCGCTCCCCGAAAGTGTCCAAAGTCACGTCCCGCCACTGTCAACAATATTGCAGGAAGGGAGGACACAAAATAAGGAAATCGAAGTAATTCCAATTCCAgaggtaaattattttgttggtaAACTTATATTACACTCGAGGCAGTTATAGCTTTTTAGTAGCGGTGAGTGGTGGAAGGGCGTGGACGCCCTATCGCAGTGTCGCAGGTCATCGTTGATAAATTTGGACAAGAACTCTCTAGTTCGTCTGAACGACTACTTCGCCAACCTGTGCTATGATGACACTTACGTTAGACCTAGTGATATGGATATCCCGGACAGTGTAAAGCCCCCGAAAATATCTGAGCGGTGTGTCTGGAATACCTTAGTTCATGTAAAGAAAACCGCAACGGGACCAGACGACCTCCCATACTGGATCTGGAAAGACTGTGCTGAGCTACTCACACCAATCGTCACTCACGTTTGGAATCTGTCGCTGTCTACTCATACATGGCCAGACTCCTGGAAAAGGGCAAATGTTAACCCTCTCCCCAAAGTGAATATGCCTATAGAGGACTCGGACTACCGTGGTATTAATGTTACTCCCGTTATTGCCCGGTTGTTTGAGAAGGTCGTGTATCGTACACAAGCACAGTCAGTCATTGAGAGCAACCTGAGCCACACCCAATTTGCATATAGACAGGCGGGTAGTTGCACAAATGCCTTGCTCGCTATCCAGCACCAGACATACAAGTATTTAGATAGTAGTGACTATAGCGCAGTGCGAATTTTTACCATGGACTTTAGTAAGGCTTTCGATTTTGTGAACCATGCTATTTTGTCTGCCAAACTGAAACAGCTACCTCTAAATCCGTACATTATCAATTGGTATCATAGTTTCCtctatgcaagacaacagcgtgttgttagttataattttttaggacagtggaaacttgtcAATAGAGGAACCACACAAGGTAGTGTTAGCGGAccgtatctttttaatatatttttgaacgatttggagattttttttaatggttgccctgtgctttttaaatatgccgatgattccacTATTCTTTCGCCTATCACTAGGAATAGTGACCCGTCTGCCGACTTAGTAGGACAGTTCTTAACATGgtgtaaagacaatagaatggtctgcaacccttgcaaatgtaaagagctggttgttagaaagaaaaatcataatgtactctactctccaattaataatattccccaatgtaatagcttcgttttattaggagtaactttacagagtgatggaaaatttgatgagcatgtaagaactaagcttgtcaaagcaaacaagtgtttacacgtcctacgaacattgagaaaggaacattactctcaggcagagattgatcatctttttatatcgattgttttggctaattttagctatgcactttcagtctatggggcatctgagtccgatcttacggttgtacaaaaatttttagaccgatgtcatgaacgcggttttatctcatttccagtttttatcaagaaccttttaaacaaacaagacagaaatattttgaagaaactaaaatcaacggattgccaccccctgaaagatatcattcctgtccaaaagacatatctacacaatctcaggaaaaaaggctgcgcgcgcccgaaaattaatacacagtgctttatgaacacatttgtaaataggttgatatttaagctccatttattgtaatgatatactttttaattcataatatgtatgtagatttctgtagttttttcaattcattgtaacataagatatgtagttttatcttatgatggaataaagaaagactattattattataattatagtaCGATGTAGGTGGCTCCCCACAGTAAGTTTAACAGGATGACAAGTGGAAgccatataatttcttatgcATACGGGTTTGTGTTCCTGGCATTCACGCTGATTTATCAACAACAATCcaagattttattttgatcatttgtgtGTGTCAAAGGTGCTATGGCAACAAGCATTGACTTTCAGTGAGGGCAAAAAGCTTTGCTGAAAGTGAGAAACATTCAGTCAGCACatttgccaaagaaaacaattttaaatcatatttaacTAAGCCTATGATTAATCTTTGCAGGGTATGAGATTAGTCTCTTATGATGTTGTAACAATTTTTTCTGATTGTGTCAAATACTTATTAATTACTTTTTGGGGGTTTTGAATTAATGCAGGCCAAGCAAGGTGATGGTGCCCGTAGAAGTGTTTGCGATGTTCTGGAATATTTAATCACTATACCCGAAGTCAAAGAGGCCATCAAGAAAGATGGTTCTAAAATTAAGCTCCGGTTTGCCCGCAACAAGAGTACTATTTGGTCTCGCCCCATCGCCATTCCTCCTAGGTGGAGTCCTCAAATACCACCTAAACAGGTGGGCCAAGAAATACCCAGAGGAAGTAGAACGCCTGCGCAGAAGCTTCTACGTTGACGATCTCTTGACTGGTGGTCAAAATTTACAACAAACGCTG is from Pocillopora verrucosa isolate sample1 chromosome 7, ASM3666991v2, whole genome shotgun sequence and encodes:
- the LOC136282483 gene encoding uncharacterized protein gives rise to the protein MCAGVHISRGYTYHCDRDNGGTFIKAEKWLRQLRKDERLQGLLEQHEITWKFNLSRAPWWGGQFERLIGVVKSSLYKTIGGATLTWPELSEVLLNVETQINRRPLSYAEDDVELPILTPSTFLYQRTNQLPEEETWRITDQDIRRRAKYLRTCKDKMWSQWQREYLTALRERHNLTHTVSKFQPKKGDVVIVKTDSKNRGTWPLAIVNEVYPGNDGVIRAVQLKTAKSMLERPVQHLYPLELECDVSTQVADPCLNPQAQDFRPRRDAAAAARLQMKQVADVEQCEL